The Claveliimonas bilis genome window below encodes:
- a CDS encoding ABC transporter ATP-binding protein, translating to MPEFVSLKDVKKIYHMGEVDIAAADGISFQIKKGEFAVVVGPSGAGKTTVLNILGGMDTATGGEVWIDGNDITKYSGKELISYRRDDIGFVFQFYNLIPNLTALENVELALQICKDPLDAREVLQHVGLGERVDNFPAQLSGGEQQRVSIARALAKNPKLLLCDEPTGALDYNTGKAILKLLQDTCRQRGMTVILITHNSAIAPMADRVIKIKNGKTKEIVENPHPVPVETIEW from the coding sequence ATGCCTGAATTTGTCTCTTTGAAAGACGTAAAAAAAATATACCATATGGGAGAAGTAGATATTGCAGCAGCAGATGGGATCTCCTTCCAGATAAAAAAAGGCGAATTTGCAGTTGTAGTTGGACCAAGTGGTGCCGGAAAGACCACGGTGCTGAACATACTGGGCGGAATGGATACAGCCACCGGGGGCGAGGTGTGGATCGACGGAAATGATATTACAAAATACAGCGGAAAGGAACTGATCTCCTATAGAAGAGATGATATTGGATTTGTTTTTCAATTTTATAATCTGATCCCCAATCTTACCGCATTGGAAAATGTGGAGCTGGCGCTGCAGATCTGCAAAGACCCTTTGGATGCAAGAGAAGTGCTGCAGCATGTAGGCTTAGGAGAGCGGGTGGATAATTTTCCGGCGCAGCTTTCCGGAGGAGAACAGCAGAGAGTTTCCATCGCCCGGGCGCTTGCTAAAAATCCCAAACTTTTGCTGTGCGATGAGCCTACAGGTGCTCTGGATTACAATACAGGAAAGGCGATTTTAAAATTACTGCAGGATACCTGCCGCCAAAGAGGAATGACAGTGATTCTTATCACGCATAATTCGGCAATTGCGCCTATGGCGGATCGCGTGATCAAGATTAAAAACGGAAAGACAAAAGAAATCGTGGAAAACCCCCATCCGGTTCCGGTAGAAACGATAGAATGGTAG
- a CDS encoding DUF1893 domain-containing protein — MSSDLRRAVEILDKSRYTCVLCRGEQILTTEKRGVLPLVEWLEAGEDLKGFSAADKVVGKGAAFLYVMAGVKEVYASVMSEKAAALLSDYGIDGFCGQKVDRIRNRQGTGNCPMEEATKDIESPEKAWEVIRQTLKRLAAGK, encoded by the coding sequence ATGAGCAGTGATCTTAGAAGAGCGGTAGAAATTCTTGACAAGAGCAGATACACCTGCGTTCTCTGCAGAGGGGAACAGATACTGACAACAGAAAAACGGGGAGTTCTGCCGTTAGTTGAATGGCTGGAAGCCGGGGAGGATCTGAAAGGGTTCTCTGCAGCGGATAAGGTAGTAGGCAAAGGGGCAGCGTTTCTTTACGTGATGGCAGGAGTAAAGGAAGTCTACGCGTCGGTTATGAGTGAGAAGGCAGCCGCTCTATTGTCTGATTACGGTATTGACGGCTTCTGCGGGCAAAAGGTTGACAGGATCCGCAATCGTCAGGGAACAGGAAATTGTCCCATGGAGGAAGCAACAAAAGATATTGAGAGCCCTGAAAAGGCCTGGGAAGTAATTCGGCAGACGTTGAAAAGGCTTGCGGCCGGAAAGTAA
- a CDS encoding pseudouridine synthase yields MKEEIRLNKYITEAGICSRREADRLIESGKVYVDGQRAVLGMKIRKGQKVQVGKKVISGKEEKVVLAVYKPVGIVCTEDPRTRNNIVRFLNYPVRITYAGRLDKDSEGLLLMTNDGDMINSIMRAANFHEKEYKVTVDRRITEGFIREMSEGVHITDKEKNLDAVTRPCRVYQEGPYTFRIILTQGLNRQIRRMCDALGYQVRMLKRIRIMNIELGNMKPGQSRPLTDQELAGLHRQIEEHSTKSGEKKE; encoded by the coding sequence GTGAAAGAAGAAATCCGTTTAAATAAATATATTACAGAAGCAGGAATCTGTTCCCGCCGTGAGGCAGACCGCCTGATCGAATCCGGAAAGGTCTATGTGGACGGCCAGAGGGCAGTTCTTGGAATGAAGATACGAAAAGGTCAGAAAGTACAGGTTGGAAAAAAAGTAATCAGCGGTAAGGAAGAAAAGGTTGTCCTGGCAGTTTATAAGCCGGTAGGCATTGTCTGTACAGAAGATCCAAGGACACGGAATAATATTGTCCGTTTTTTAAACTATCCGGTACGGATCACCTATGCCGGCAGGCTGGATAAAGATTCCGAAGGTCTTCTTCTCATGACAAATGACGGAGATATGATCAACAGTATTATGCGGGCGGCCAATTTCCATGAAAAAGAGTACAAGGTAACGGTAGATCGCCGGATTACAGAAGGATTTATCAGGGAAATGTCCGAAGGAGTCCATATTACAGATAAAGAAAAAAATCTTGACGCTGTAACCAGGCCCTGCCGTGTATATCAGGAAGGACCTTATACTTTTCGGATCATCCTTACACAGGGGCTGAACCGTCAGATACGAAGAATGTGCGATGCCCTTGGATATCAGGTGAGAATGCTGAAAAGGATCCGTATTATGAATATAGAACTCGGCAATATGAAGCCGGGACAGAGCAGGCCTTTGACGGATCAGGAGCTGGCCGGACTGCACCGTCAGATTGAGGAACACAGTACAAAGTCCGGAGAAAAAAAGGAATAG
- the htpG gene encoding molecular chaperone HtpG yields the protein MAAKKGNLSISSENIFPIIKKWVYSDHDIFVREMISNGCDAITKLKKLDMMGEYQMADDYKPQIQVIVNPEEKTLKFIDNGIGMTADEVEEYITQIAFSGATEFLEKYKDKTTEDDMIGHFGLGFYSAFMVADEVHIDTLSYKEGSAPVHWVSNGGTEYEMSDGNKEGVGTEITLFLNDDSLEFANEYRVREVLEKYCSFMPVEIFLSKANAEQEYETIDEADLKEDDVVVERIHEEAKMEEKENENGEKEMVEVSPAKDKVKINKRPVAINDIHPLWTKHPNECSKEDYIEFYRKVFLDYKEPLFWIHLNMDYPFNLKGILYFPKINTEYDSIEGTIKLYNNQVFIADNIKEVIPEFLMVLKGVIDCPDLPLNVSRSALQNDGFVTKIADYISKKVADKLSGMCKTDKENYEKYWDDISPFIKFGCLKDEKFCDKMMDYILFKNIDHKYMTLKECVEENGGTLIDPKDQKEETEGEEKKEEPKTTIYYVTDEQQQSQYINMFRTQGLDAVILNHNIDSPFITQLEQRNQNIQFQRIDADITESAKEEVKEEEKENFQKTADTLTEVFKKALDNDKLNVKVEKLKDDKVASMITLSEQSRRMQEMMKMYGMTGMDPSMFGTDSTLTLNANHPLVQFVVENKDNEKVPVICRQLYDLAMLAHKPLSPEEMTAFVQRSNDIMMLLTK from the coding sequence ATGGCAGCAAAAAAAGGAAATTTATCTATCAGCAGTGAGAATATTTTCCCAATCATTAAGAAGTGGGTGTATTCTGATCACGACATCTTCGTCCGTGAGATGATCTCAAATGGGTGCGACGCCATCACAAAGCTGAAAAAGCTTGATATGATGGGAGAATATCAGATGGCGGATGATTATAAACCGCAGATCCAGGTGATCGTAAATCCGGAAGAAAAGACACTGAAATTTATCGATAATGGTATCGGTATGACAGCAGATGAGGTGGAAGAGTACATTACTCAGATCGCCTTTTCAGGAGCAACAGAATTTTTGGAAAAGTACAAGGACAAAACAACGGAAGATGACATGATCGGACATTTCGGACTTGGATTTTATTCAGCGTTTATGGTGGCTGATGAAGTTCATATCGATACTCTTTCCTATAAGGAAGGATCCGCGCCGGTGCACTGGGTCAGCAATGGCGGGACAGAATATGAGATGTCAGACGGAAATAAAGAAGGAGTCGGAACGGAAATTACTCTTTTCCTGAATGATGACAGCCTGGAATTTGCAAATGAGTATCGTGTAAGAGAAGTTCTGGAGAAGTACTGCTCTTTTATGCCGGTGGAAATTTTCCTGTCCAAAGCCAATGCGGAGCAGGAATATGAGACGATCGATGAGGCTGACCTGAAAGAGGATGACGTTGTTGTAGAACGGATCCATGAGGAAGCCAAGATGGAAGAGAAGGAAAATGAAAACGGGGAGAAAGAAATGGTAGAAGTATCCCCGGCAAAGGACAAAGTAAAGATCAACAAGCGTCCGGTTGCGATCAATGACATCCATCCTCTCTGGACAAAACATCCGAATGAATGTTCCAAGGAGGATTATATAGAATTTTACAGAAAGGTGTTCCTGGACTACAAGGAGCCGCTCTTCTGGATTCATTTAAATATGGATTATCCTTTCAATTTAAAGGGTATCCTTTATTTCCCGAAGATCAACACAGAGTACGATTCCATTGAGGGAACCATTAAGCTGTATAACAACCAGGTATTTATTGCTGATAACATCAAAGAAGTGATTCCGGAGTTCCTGATGGTATTAAAAGGAGTGATCGACTGTCCGGATCTTCCGTTGAATGTATCAAGAAGCGCGCTTCAGAACGATGGATTTGTGACAAAGATTGCAGATTATATCTCCAAAAAGGTAGCTGATAAACTGAGCGGCATGTGTAAGACTGACAAGGAAAATTATGAGAAATACTGGGATGATATCAGTCCGTTTATTAAATTCGGCTGCCTGAAGGACGAAAAATTCTGTGACAAGATGATGGATTACATTCTCTTCAAGAATATCGACCATAAATATATGACTCTGAAAGAGTGTGTAGAGGAAAACGGCGGAACTTTAATCGATCCGAAGGATCAGAAAGAGGAGACAGAGGGTGAAGAGAAGAAGGAAGAGCCGAAGACTACTATCTATTATGTGACAGATGAACAGCAGCAGAGCCAGTATATCAATATGTTCCGCACTCAGGGACTGGATGCGGTGATCCTGAACCACAATATCGACTCTCCGTTTATCACACAACTGGAACAGAGGAACCAAAATATACAGTTCCAGCGCATCGATGCTGACATTACAGAATCTGCAAAGGAAGAAGTGAAGGAAGAAGAAAAAGAAAACTTCCAGAAAACAGCGGATACTTTAACAGAGGTCTTTAAAAAAGCTCTGGATAATGATAAACTGAATGTAAAGGTTGAAAAACTGAAAGATGACAAGGTGGCTTCTATGATCACTCTGTCAGAGCAGAGCAGACGTATGCAGGAAATGATGAAAATGTACGGCATGACGGGAATGGATCCGTCCATGTTCGGTACAGACAGTACGCTGACTCTGAATGCCAACCATCCACTGGTCCAGTTTGTAGTTGAAAACAAAGATAATGAGAAGGTTCCGGTGATCTGCAGACAGCTTTATGATCTGGCAATGCTGGCTCATAAGCCTTTAAGCCCGGAAGAGATGACAGCTTTTGTACAGAGAAGCAATGACATTATGATGCTGCTGACAAAATAA
- the ligA gene encoding NAD-dependent DNA ligase LigA, which produces MADHQTEKKKRLKELTDLLNRAGKAYYQDAEEIMSNYEYDALYDELEALEKELGMVLSNSPTVNVGYEVLSELPKERHESPMLSLDKTKDIEELKEFAGDQKVVMSWKMDGLTVVLTYRNGELVKAVTRGTGEVGEVITNNARVFKNIPLRIAYQGELILRGEAVIGYRDFERINEEIPDADAKYKNPRNLCSGSVRQLNNEITAKRNVNFFAFALVKADGVDFHNSRSYQLDWLKQQGFDVVEHHVVTREKVEEEVIKFSEKISQNDFPSDGLVLIYDDIGYGQSLGRTSKFPRDSFAFKWADETKETVLEEIEWSPSRTGLINPVAIFDPVELEGTTVSRASVHNISIMEELKLGIGDTIEVYKANMIIPQIARNLTGSGVKDIPKVCPVCQGKTEIRQISNAKALYCTNPECQAKQIKSYALFVSRDAMNIEGLSEATLEKFIARGFIREYTDIFHLDRYQDEIRNMEGFGEKSYRNLIESARKARVTTLPRLIYSLGISNIGLANAKMICQEVGNDPERILELDKEQLSSIAGVGEVIAGAFVDYFQNEQHREQYKKLLKEVILPEEEEKENGEILKGITFVITGSVEHFANRGEVKELIESMGGKVTGSVTSKTTYLINNDTASTSSKNKKARELGIPILSEEAFLQMIEERKK; this is translated from the coding sequence ATGGCAGATCATCAGACAGAGAAGAAAAAGAGACTGAAGGAACTGACAGATCTTCTTAACCGGGCCGGAAAGGCGTATTATCAGGATGCAGAGGAGATCATGAGCAATTACGAATATGATGCCCTGTATGACGAGCTTGAAGCGCTGGAAAAAGAGCTTGGTATGGTATTGTCAAACAGTCCCACTGTCAATGTGGGATATGAGGTGTTAAGTGAACTTCCCAAGGAGAGGCACGAAAGCCCGATGCTTTCCCTCGATAAGACAAAAGATATTGAGGAACTGAAAGAGTTTGCCGGGGATCAGAAAGTGGTGATGTCCTGGAAAATGGACGGCCTTACTGTTGTGCTCACTTACCGGAACGGGGAACTTGTAAAGGCAGTTACCCGCGGAACTGGAGAAGTGGGGGAAGTAATCACCAACAATGCCAGAGTTTTTAAAAATATTCCTTTAAGGATAGCCTACCAGGGGGAGCTGATCCTTCGGGGAGAGGCAGTCATCGGATACCGGGATTTTGAGAGGATCAATGAAGAAATTCCCGATGCGGATGCAAAATATAAAAATCCCCGTAATCTCTGCAGTGGTTCAGTGCGTCAGCTCAACAATGAAATCACAGCAAAAAGGAACGTAAACTTTTTTGCTTTTGCGCTTGTAAAGGCGGACGGAGTAGATTTCCATAATTCGAGATCATACCAGCTGGACTGGCTGAAACAGCAGGGATTTGACGTAGTAGAACACCATGTTGTAACCAGGGAAAAAGTAGAAGAAGAAGTTATTAAATTTTCAGAAAAAATCAGTCAAAATGATTTTCCATCAGATGGACTTGTGCTAATATATGATGATATAGGATATGGTCAGTCTTTAGGGAGAACTTCTAAATTTCCACGGGATTCTTTCGCATTTAAATGGGCGGACGAGACAAAGGAGACTGTGCTGGAAGAAATCGAATGGAGTCCTTCCAGAACAGGTCTTATTAACCCGGTTGCCATTTTTGATCCTGTGGAGCTGGAGGGTACCACGGTCAGCAGAGCAAGCGTTCACAATATCAGCATTATGGAAGAACTGAAGCTGGGGATAGGAGATACCATTGAAGTATATAAAGCAAATATGATCATTCCCCAGATTGCCCGGAATCTGACCGGAAGCGGGGTGAAAGATATTCCCAAGGTCTGTCCGGTATGCCAGGGAAAGACGGAGATACGGCAAATCAGCAATGCAAAGGCGCTTTACTGTACCAACCCCGAATGTCAGGCGAAGCAGATCAAATCCTACGCCCTGTTTGTCAGCAGGGACGCCATGAATATAGAAGGCCTTTCGGAGGCGACGCTGGAAAAATTTATAGCCAGAGGATTTATCCGCGAATATACAGATATTTTTCATCTGGACCGCTATCAGGATGAGATCCGGAATATGGAAGGTTTTGGAGAGAAATCTTACCGCAATCTGATCGAGAGTGCCAGGAAGGCAAGAGTTACTACTTTGCCGAGACTGATCTACAGCCTTGGGATTTCCAATATTGGTCTGGCAAATGCAAAAATGATATGCCAGGAAGTGGGAAATGATCCCGAACGGATCCTGGAACTTGACAAAGAGCAGTTAAGTTCAATCGCAGGAGTTGGGGAAGTGATCGCCGGGGCTTTTGTGGATTATTTTCAGAATGAGCAGCATAGAGAACAGTATAAAAAGCTTTTAAAAGAGGTGATCCTTCCGGAGGAAGAGGAGAAGGAGAACGGAGAGATCCTTAAGGGAATTACCTTCGTGATCACCGGAAGCGTAGAACATTTTGCCAACCGGGGAGAAGTAAAGGAACTGATCGAAAGCATGGGAGGCAAGGTGACCGGATCTGT
- a CDS encoding ECF transporter S component, which yields MANTIITKQKDLPKLAFKTQALAAFAAVAGAVVIPQLFHVMGAVSGLGTALGETFLPMHLPIILAGLMAGPYAGAVAGVFGPLVSFALSGMPGAAMLPFMMIELAVYGLAAGLLRNVSMPVLAKVVLVQIAGRLVRAAAIVAGVSLLGVQGIQMPVIWNSIVTGLPGLILQWTLLPLLVFWINNRAKNEQ from the coding sequence ATGGCAAACACGATTATTACAAAACAAAAGGATCTTCCGAAACTGGCTTTCAAAACACAGGCTCTTGCCGCATTTGCAGCGGTAGCAGGAGCAGTTGTAATTCCACAGTTATTTCATGTAATGGGAGCGGTATCGGGACTTGGTACAGCACTTGGAGAGACATTTCTTCCCATGCATCTTCCGATCATTCTGGCAGGACTGATGGCAGGACCTTATGCGGGAGCAGTTGCCGGAGTGTTTGGTCCCCTTGTAAGCTTTGCGCTGTCAGGAATGCCGGGAGCAGCTATGCTTCCGTTTATGATGATCGAGCTGGCAGTTTACGGACTGGCGGCAGGTCTTCTTAGAAATGTAAGTATGCCTGTACTGGCAAAAGTAGTTCTTGTGCAGATTGCAGGACGTCTGGTGCGTGCAGCTGCAATTGTAGCCGGGGTTTCTCTGCTGGGTGTACAGGGAATCCAGATGCCTGTTATCTGGAACAGCATTGTTACAGGGCTTCCGGGATTGATCCTGCAGTGGACTCTGCTGCCGCTGCTTGTATTCTGGATCAATAACAGGGCAAAAAATGAGCAGTGA
- a CDS encoding DUF5721 family protein, with protein MIILTPETKTCMSHLLAHETFDHFSFIEGEIITFGKFTMSGFLQKSFFDEPPKEEYALWKLFRDYCYSIIRGKRTPLSFRLIFSLAPEEIGRFLSDSRLDFPLSDVQGLYLNFRYDGSKLTCTTGTSFRQFIMDKSVEQAWDKKVQELFFQNGIPYELDS; from the coding sequence ATGATCATTCTGACACCTGAGACAAAGACCTGCATGTCTCATCTGCTGGCTCATGAGACATTCGATCATTTTTCTTTTATAGAAGGTGAAATTATAACCTTTGGGAAATTTACTATGAGCGGCTTTCTCCAAAAGAGTTTTTTTGACGAACCTCCCAAAGAAGAATATGCTCTCTGGAAACTTTTCAGAGACTACTGCTATTCTATTATCCGTGGAAAACGTACCCCTTTGAGCTTTCGCCTGATCTTTTCTCTCGCCCCGGAAGAAATCGGGAGATTTCTCTCTGACAGCAGACTGGATTTTCCTTTGTCTGATGTCCAGGGACTTTATCTGAATTTCCGGTATGACGGTTCCAAACTCACCTGCACTACCGGAACCTCCTTCCGTCAGTTTATCATGGACAAATCTGTGGAGCAGGCGTGGGATAAAAAAGTCCAGGAACTTTTCTTCCAAAACGGGATTCCCTATGAACTGGACAGTTGA
- a CDS encoding FtsX-like permease family protein, producing MEIKKSRGRFISIFFIVALGVAFYAGIRSSEPSMRVSGDAYFDKEHLMDIKVMGTMGLTEDDIEEIEKTEGVEAAEGAYSTDVLCSVGDTEKVVHVMSIQENFNDVQVAEGQLPQKEGECLLDEDFAASEGYKVGDTITVSSGSGDSLSDTLTTDTYEIVGIGNSPLYISFGRGSSTVGNGEVSGFIAVPEESFCMDVYSEAYVRVEGAADETAFTDEYESVVSETADRLEEIADARCEVRRQDIMDEAYEEVDDAQQTVDEESKTLADARKELEDSKSTAAKELADARKQLEDSQELLEQSRQQIADGEAQLKSGKQELISQQASLDEGKQQYESGAAQLEQKESELQSARAAYLVEYNQKMPLITGAKQEIARQKQELDEQKELLEQGKGEINSSLEPLKQLQAAFQTCQDNIDQVTGQMEEGAVHYEEILKIPEEERTQEETEFLEQWDSVKAGLEESLAGWNQQKDALTAQMQGQGIESEEALNTMIAALESQLADLEKKEQELEAGEQQLLEKEQQLTAGEQALIEAGKQIRDGEAQLKQAREELDASKRQIDAGQAQIDAAWEMLNGQEKTLQSGKNELASGEKEIQDGWSEYEKAAAEAAQQIADGEAKIADGERQLEEAKQEIADARAEIEKIENPEWYVQDRSSALAEYDGYGDNADRMRAIGQVFPAVFFLVAALISLTAMTRMVEEQRIQIGTLKALGYSKLAIAGKYITYALTATLGGSIVGVLLGEKIFPWIIIYAYKIMYQHIPDMLVPYHMSYALQAILIAVLCTLAATLMACYKELASVPAQLMRPPAPKQGQRILLERVGLIWRHLNFTWKSSIRNLVRYKKRFFMTVFGIGGCMALMVVGFGLKDSIFEVPDLQYQEIQHYDAAVYYDDGLSAEEKDEIVNAVKDEKAVDGELQVRMQNLEVKSDSETLDVYLTVPESTEHIEDFLTFRSRTSSESYTLEGEGAILTEKAAEALGVETGDTVKLEDNGLGEKEVTVEAICENYIGHYIYLSPEYYEELFGAQAKYNGVLVKLQDGKEDQAEQIGSRLLDNENVLNISYTTSIEGRLDDMLQSLNLVIVVLIISAGMLAFVVLYNLNTINITERKRELATIKVLGFYDIEVASYVYRENILLTLIGALAGMGLGRLLLQFIIVTVEVDEIMFGRVIHFPSYLYSLLFTLGFSMFVNWVMYFKLKRIDMVESLKSVE from the coding sequence ATGGAGATCAAAAAGTCCCGGGGCCGTTTTATTTCTATCTTTTTCATTGTAGCGCTGGGAGTTGCTTTCTATGCGGGAATCCGATCTTCCGAACCCAGTATGAGAGTTTCCGGTGATGCCTATTTTGACAAGGAACATCTGATGGACATTAAAGTCATGGGAACGATGGGGCTTACGGAAGATGATATTGAAGAAATAGAAAAGACGGAAGGCGTTGAGGCGGCAGAAGGAGCCTACAGTACGGATGTGCTCTGTTCCGTGGGAGATACGGAAAAGGTTGTCCATGTCATGTCCATACAGGAAAATTTTAATGATGTGCAGGTAGCGGAAGGGCAGCTCCCTCAAAAAGAGGGAGAGTGTCTTTTAGATGAGGACTTTGCAGCCAGCGAAGGGTACAAAGTGGGGGATACCATCACAGTTTCCTCCGGAAGCGGCGACTCTCTTTCGGATACTCTCACAACAGATACTTATGAAATTGTGGGAATCGGAAACAGCCCTCTTTATATTTCCTTCGGGAGAGGCAGCAGTACGGTAGGAAACGGCGAAGTCAGTGGTTTTATTGCGGTGCCGGAAGAGAGTTTTTGTATGGATGTCTACTCGGAGGCTTATGTCCGGGTGGAAGGAGCGGCCGATGAGACGGCATTTACCGACGAATATGAATCAGTTGTTTCTGAAACGGCAGACCGTCTGGAAGAAATTGCCGACGCCAGGTGCGAAGTGCGGCGACAGGATATTATGGATGAGGCCTACGAAGAAGTGGACGACGCACAGCAGACGGTAGACGAGGAATCAAAAACCCTTGCAGATGCACGGAAGGAACTGGAAGATTCTAAAAGCACGGCTGCAAAAGAGCTTGCAGACGCCAGAAAACAGTTGGAGGATTCCCAGGAGCTTCTCGAGCAGTCCAGGCAGCAGATTGCAGATGGGGAAGCCCAGCTTAAGTCAGGAAAGCAGGAACTGATTTCCCAACAGGCTTCGCTGGATGAGGGGAAACAACAATATGAAAGCGGTGCGGCACAGCTGGAGCAAAAAGAAAGCGAGCTGCAGAGCGCAAGGGCAGCTTATCTTGTAGAATACAATCAGAAAATGCCTCTGATCACCGGGGCGAAGCAGGAAATTGCCAGGCAAAAACAGGAGCTGGATGAGCAGAAAGAATTGCTGGAACAGGGAAAGGGCGAGATCAACTCATCTCTGGAACCGTTGAAGCAGCTGCAGGCTGCTTTTCAAACCTGCCAGGATAATATTGACCAGGTTACAGGACAGATGGAAGAAGGCGCGGTGCATTATGAAGAAATCCTGAAGATTCCGGAGGAGGAAAGGACACAGGAGGAGACAGAATTTCTGGAACAGTGGGATTCTGTAAAGGCCGGACTGGAAGAAAGCCTTGCCGGATGGAATCAGCAAAAAGATGCTCTGACCGCACAGATGCAGGGACAGGGCATTGAAAGTGAAGAGGCTCTCAATACAATGATCGCGGCTCTGGAAAGTCAGCTTGCAGATCTTGAGAAGAAGGAACAGGAGCTGGAAGCGGGAGAACAGCAGCTTCTTGAAAAAGAACAGCAGCTGACAGCCGGCGAACAGGCGCTTATAGAAGCCGGGAAGCAGATCCGGGATGGCGAGGCTCAGCTTAAGCAGGCAAGAGAGGAGCTGGATGCATCGAAAAGACAGATCGATGCCGGGCAGGCCCAGATTGATGCAGCGTGGGAGATGCTAAACGGTCAGGAAAAAACTCTTCAGTCAGGGAAAAACGAACTGGCATCCGGTGAAAAAGAAATTCAGGACGGATGGTCCGAATATGAGAAGGCGGCAGCTGAGGCAGCGCAGCAGATCGCAGACGGAGAAGCAAAGATTGCGGACGGTGAGAGACAGCTTGAGGAGGCAAAGCAGGAAATCGCCGATGCCAGAGCAGAAATAGAAAAGATCGAAAACCCTGAATGGTATGTGCAGGACAGGAGCAGCGCACTGGCGGAGTATGACGGATACGGGGACAACGCCGACAGGATGAGAGCTATCGGGCAGGTATTTCCGGCTGTATTCTTTCTGGTAGCGGCGCTTATCAGCCTTACTGCTATGACAAGAATGGTGGAGGAGCAGAGAATCCAGATCGGAACGCTGAAAGCTCTTGGATACAGCAAATTGGCTATTGCGGGGAAATATATTACATATGCTCTAACAGCTACTCTGGGCGGAAGCATTGTCGGTGTACTTTTAGGAGAAAAGATCTTTCCGTGGATCATCATATATGCTTATAAGATCATGTATCAGCATATTCCCGATATGCTTGTGCCCTATCACATGAGCTATGCATTGCAGGCAATTTTGATCGCTGTGCTCTGTACTCTTGCGGCAACACTTATGGCCTGTTATAAAGAACTGGCAAGTGTTCCGGCCCAGCTGATGCGTCCTCCGGCGCCAAAACAGGGGCAGAGGATTCTTCTGGAGAGAGTGGGACTGATCTGGCGGCATTTGAATTTTACGTGGAAATCTTCTATACGAAATCTGGTCCGCTATAAAAAACGGTTTTTTATGACAGTGTTTGGTATAGGAGGCTGCATGGCTCTGATGGTAGTGGGCTTTGGGCTGAAGGACAGCATTTTTGAGGTCCCGGATCTGCAATATCAGGAGATTCAGCATTATGATGCCGCAGTTTACTATGATGATGGATTATCTGCAGAGGAAAAAGATGAGATCGTAAATGCGGTAAAGGACGAAAAGGCTGTAGACGGAGAACTCCAGGTCCGGATGCAGAATCTGGAGGTGAAATCAGACAGTGAAACTCTGGATGTCTATCTTACAGTACCGGAAAGTACAGAACATATTGAGGATTTCCTTACATTCCGAAGCAGAACCTCATCAGAATCCTATACGCTGGAAGGCGAGGGAGCTATCCTGACAGAAAAAGCGGCGGAAGCCCTTGGCGTGGAAACCGGAGATACCGTGAAGCTGGAAGATAACGGTCTTGGTGAAAAGGAAGTGACGGTAGAGGCTATCTGTGAAAATTATATAGGACATTACATTTATCTGTCACCGGAATATTATGAGGAGCTATTTGGAGCACAGGCAAAATATAATGGAGTCCTTGTGAAACTGCAGGATGGAAAAGAAGATCAGGCGGAACAGATCGGAAGCCGTCTTCTGGACAATGAAAATGTGCTGAATATCAGTTACACTACCAGTATAGAAGGCAGGCTGGATGATATGCTTCAAAGTTTAAATCTGGTCATTGTTGTACTGATCATATCGGCCGGAATGCTGGCTTTTGTAGTACTTTATAATCTGAATACCATTAATATTACAGAAAGAAAACGGGAACTTGCAACCATCAAAGTACTGGGATTTTATGACATAGAGGTGGCTTCCTATGTATACCGGGAGAATATTCTTCTCACATTGATAGGAGCCCTTGCGGGAATGGGGCTTGGACGGCTTCTGCTTCAGTTTATTATTGTCACTGTGGAGGTAGACGAGATCATGTTCGGCAGAGTGATCCATTTCCCGAGTTATCTGTACAGCCTTCTCTTTACATTGGGATTTTCCATGTTCGTAAACTGGGTAATGTATTTTAAACTGAAGCGCATTGATATGGTAGAATCCTTAAAGAGCGTGGAATAA